The following coding sequences lie in one Steroidobacter denitrificans genomic window:
- the glyA gene encoding serine hydroxymethyltransferase: MFAANSTIAEFDPELQAAIQAERRRQEDHIELIASENYASPRVLEAQGSVLTNKYAEGYPGKRYYGGCEHVDVAEQLAIDRARQLFGATYANVQPHSGSQANAAAYLALVEAGDTILGMSLDHGGHLTHGAKVNFSGKLFKAVQYGLDPATGEIDYAQVERLAREHRPRLIIAGFSAYSRVVDWERFRRISDEVGAYFLVDMAHVAGLVAAGIYPNPVPHADVVTTTTHKTLRGPRGGLILARPHEAIHKKLNSLVFPGTQGGPLMHVIAAKAVALLEALQPDFTVYQKQVLANARAMAGTLMRRGFKIVSGGTDNHLFLIDLVDKNITGKDADAALGRAHITVNKNAVPNDPRSPFVTSGLRIGTPAATTRGFKEAEVNDLAGWIADVLDAGLSDAAVETVRGKVQALCARFPVYG, translated from the coding sequence ATGTTCGCCGCCAATTCGACCATCGCAGAGTTCGATCCCGAACTTCAGGCCGCCATCCAGGCTGAGCGCCGCCGCCAGGAAGACCACATCGAGCTGATCGCCTCTGAGAATTACGCCAGCCCGCGCGTGCTGGAGGCGCAGGGGTCGGTGCTGACGAACAAGTACGCCGAGGGTTATCCGGGCAAGCGCTATTACGGCGGCTGCGAACATGTCGATGTCGCCGAGCAACTGGCGATCGATCGTGCCAGGCAGCTGTTCGGCGCGACCTATGCGAATGTGCAGCCTCACTCGGGATCGCAGGCCAACGCCGCAGCCTACCTGGCGCTGGTCGAAGCAGGCGATACGATTCTGGGCATGAGCCTGGACCACGGCGGTCATCTGACCCACGGGGCCAAGGTGAATTTCTCCGGCAAGCTGTTCAAGGCGGTGCAGTACGGTCTGGATCCAGCTACAGGTGAGATCGACTATGCTCAGGTCGAGCGCCTGGCGCGGGAGCATCGTCCGCGCCTGATCATCGCCGGGTTTTCGGCCTATTCGCGGGTGGTGGATTGGGAGCGATTCCGCCGTATCAGCGATGAGGTGGGGGCGTACTTCCTGGTCGACATGGCGCATGTGGCGGGTCTGGTCGCCGCCGGCATCTATCCCAATCCGGTGCCGCATGCGGATGTGGTGACGACTACGACCCACAAGACCCTGCGGGGTCCGCGCGGCGGACTGATCCTGGCGCGCCCGCATGAGGCGATCCACAAGAAACTGAATTCACTGGTGTTTCCGGGCACACAGGGCGGTCCGCTGATGCATGTGATCGCCGCCAAGGCCGTGGCGCTGCTGGAGGCGCTGCAGCCGGACTTTACGGTTTACCAGAAGCAGGTGCTGGCGAACGCCCGCGCCATGGCGGGTACGCTGATGCGGCGTGGCTTCAAGATCGTCTCGGGCGGGACGGACAACCACTTGTTCCTGATCGATCTGGTCGACAAGAACATCACCGGCAAGGACGCGGATGCAGCCTTGGGCCGCGCACATATCACCGTGAACAAGAACGCGGTGCCAAACGATCCGCGCTCGCCGTTCGTGACCAGCGGTCTGCGTATCGGTACACCGGCGGCGACCACGCGCGGTTTCAAGGAAGCCGAGGTCAACGATCTGGCAGGATGGATCGCCGATGTGTTGGATGCCGGTTTAAGCGACGCGGCCGTGGAAACCGTGCGCGGCAAGGTGCAGGCGCTGTGCGCTCGATTCCCGGTATATGGCTGA
- a CDS encoding arginase family protein — protein sequence MSSGVLLICGAEIARYGFGGGHPFGPDRHEAFMRELHARGLDGRVRCGAARAATREELESFHTAEYIDQVRERSAGGHAYLDGGDTPAWRGLFEAASYVVGGTLNAVDAVMEGEVRRAFIPIGGLHHAARDQAAGFCVFNDCGVAIEMLRRRHGLRRIAYVDIDAHHGDGIFYAFEDDPDVLYADLHADGRFLYPGTGAAHETGIGAARGTKLNLPLPPDADDSDFLASWERVEAYLRAGQPQFILFQCGADSVAGDPLTSLRFSVRAHAHAAARLCAIADGLGHGRVVGMGGGGYNRRNLAEAWTGVVQAFLDSE from the coding sequence GTGAGTAGCGGTGTCCTGCTGATATGTGGCGCCGAGATCGCGCGCTATGGTTTCGGTGGCGGACATCCTTTCGGACCCGATCGTCACGAGGCATTCATGCGCGAACTGCACGCGCGCGGCCTGGACGGGCGGGTGCGTTGCGGCGCTGCCCGTGCCGCCACCCGCGAGGAACTGGAGAGTTTTCACACGGCGGAATACATCGATCAGGTGCGGGAGCGTTCGGCCGGCGGCCATGCTTATCTTGACGGAGGCGATACGCCGGCCTGGCGGGGCCTGTTCGAGGCGGCGAGCTATGTGGTCGGCGGCACCTTGAATGCCGTGGATGCGGTCATGGAGGGGGAAGTGCGCCGCGCGTTCATTCCCATCGGCGGCCTGCATCATGCGGCACGCGACCAGGCGGCGGGATTCTGTGTGTTCAACGATTGCGGCGTGGCGATCGAAATGCTCAGGCGTAGGCACGGTCTGCGGCGCATCGCCTACGTCGACATCGATGCGCATCACGGCGATGGCATATTCTACGCTTTCGAGGACGATCCGGATGTCTTGTATGCCGATCTGCATGCGGATGGCCGCTTTCTGTATCCCGGTACCGGCGCCGCTCATGAGACCGGAATCGGCGCCGCCCGCGGCACCAAGTTGAATCTACCGCTGCCGCCTGATGCGGATGACAGTGATTTCCTGGCCTCGTGGGAGCGAGTGGAGGCTTATCTGCGGGCCGGACAGCCGCAGTTCATTTTATTCCAGTGCGGCGCCGACAGTGTGGCCGGTGATCCGCTCACGTCGCTGCGCTTCAGTGTCCGGGCGCATGCCCACGCGGCGGCGCGGCTGTGCGCGATTGCCGATGGGCTCGGGCATGGCCGGGTCGTGGGTATGGGAGGCGGGGGCTACAATCGGCGTAATCTGGCCGAGGCTTGGACGGGTGTCGTGCAGGCATTCCTGGATAGCGAGTGA
- the nrdR gene encoding transcriptional regulator NrdR: protein MYCPFCSHEETKVIDSRLAGEGQQIRRRRECLQCGERFTTFETAELVMPRIIKSDESREPFDESKLRSSLLKALEKRPVASEALDAAIVHICNKLRSLGEREVASRLVGELAMDELHHLDEVAYVRFASVYRSFQDIDAFREEIERMQHRRSREAEEIQLALWAVDDAGKRK from the coding sequence ATGTACTGCCCATTCTGCAGTCATGAGGAAACCAAAGTCATCGACTCCCGCCTGGCGGGCGAGGGACAGCAGATTCGCCGGCGGCGGGAGTGTCTGCAATGCGGCGAGCGGTTCACGACGTTCGAAACGGCGGAACTGGTCATGCCGCGCATCATCAAGAGCGATGAGAGCCGCGAACCCTTCGACGAGTCGAAACTGCGCAGCAGCTTGCTGAAGGCGCTCGAGAAACGCCCGGTCGCCAGCGAGGCGCTGGATGCGGCGATCGTGCATATCTGCAACAAGCTGCGCTCGCTCGGAGAACGCGAGGTTGCTTCCCGGCTGGTGGGTGAGCTGGCGATGGACGAGCTGCACCACCTGGATGAAGTTGCCTACGTGAGATTTGCCTCCGTGTACCGCAGCTTCCAGGACATCGATGCCTTCCGCGAGGAGATCGAGCGTATGCAGCATCGCCGCAGTCGCGAGGCCGAGGAGATTCAGCTGGCCCTGTGGGCTGTGGACGATGCGGGCAAGAGGAAGTAA